One genomic segment of Erythrolamprus reginae isolate rEryReg1 chromosome 2, rEryReg1.hap1, whole genome shotgun sequence includes these proteins:
- the LOC139159409 gene encoding tigger transposable element-derived protein 1-like translates to MIPIEAKQEIINLHEKGTRVVDLARKFQRSTSTICTILKQKDILKGVKPARGATIISQLRTSVHEEMERLLLIWIKEKELAGDTITEAVISEKARAIFADLKSNEPSSSGDPDEFKASHGWFDRFRKRSGIHSVVRHGKAASADIKAAEEFVVHFASLVEQEDYVSQQIFNCDETGLFWKKMPRRTFITAEEKSLPGHKPMKDCLTLALCANASGDCKVKPLLVYHSENPRAFKTHKILKERLHVLWRSNARAWVTRQFFVDWVNLAFGPTVKEYLLANELPLQALLLLDNAPGHPPALQDDILEEFQFVKVVFLPPNTTSILQPMDQQVIANFKKLYTKHLFRRCFDVTENTNLTLREFWKDHFNIVSCLNIIDLAWQEVSRRNLNSAWKKLWPAAVAPRDSAEPEGETEDITETDTPLEEIVSLGKCMGLEVDEGDINELVEEHEEPLSTEDLKALHEMQQMDLTQEMSSSEEEMQEPPKPIPTSEIKAMLAQWENVVSFVEKHHPEKVATSRSAALFNDTSLTHFRNILKSRE, encoded by the exons ATGATACCCATAGAAGCGAAGCAAGAGATAATCAATTTGCACGAAAAAGGGACTCGTGTTGTTGACCTTGCGAGGAAGTTCCAACGCAGCACATCCACCATCTGTACAATCCTGAAGCAGAAGGACATCCTTAAAGGTGTTAAACCAGCAAGAGGAGCGACAATAATTTCCCAACTCAGGACGTCTGTtcatgaagagatggagaggttattgctaatttggataaaagaaaaggagctggcCGGAGATACAATAACAGAGGCGGTCATCAGCGAGAAGGCTCGTGCGATATTCGCCGATCTGAAGAGCAATGAACCATCCTCGTCGGGAGATCCAGATGAGTTCAAGGCAAGCCATGGGTGGTTTGACAggttcagaaaaagaagtggcattcacTCAGTGGTTCGGCATGGGAAGGCAGCGAGTGCAGACATCAAGGCAGCGGAGGAGTTTGTTGTGCATTTTGCTAGCCTGGTTGAACAAGAAGACTATGTCTCTCAACAGATCTTTAACTGTGATGAGACTgggctgttttggaagaaaatgccccGTAGGACTTTCATTACTGCCGAGGAAAAGAGCCTGCCAGGACATAAGCCCATGAAGGACTGTCTAACCCTTGCATTGTGTGCAAACGCGTCGGGTGACTGCAAAGTGAAGCCACTTCTCGTGTACCATTCGGAGAATCCTCGCGCGTTCAAGACGCACAAAATCCTGAAGGAAAGACTCCATGTCCTGTGGCGCTCCAATGCAAGGGCATGGGTAACGAGGCAGTTCTTTGTGGACTGGGTAAATCTTGCTTTTGGTCCTACGGTGAAGGAATATCTTTTGGCTAATGAACTCCCCCTACAAGCCTTACTGCTGCTCGACAATGCTCCAGGCCACCCACCTGCTCTTCAAGACGACATCCTTGAAGAATTTCAATTTGTGAAGgttgtctttctcccacccaacacgacttcaatcctgcaaccaatggatcagcaGGTCATAGCCAACTTCAAGAAGCTGTACACGAAGCATCTGTTCCGCCGATGTTTCGATGTAACAGAGAACACCAACTTGACACTGCGTGAGTTTTGGAAGGATCATTTCAACATCGTTTCTTGCCTTAACATCATTGACCTTGCCTGGCAAGAAGTGTCAAGGCGAAACTTGAACTCGGCGTGGAAGAAGTTGTGGCCTGCTGCTGTTGCACCAAGGGACTCTGCTGAGCCCGAGGGTGAGACCGAGGACATCACCGAGACTGACACCCCATTGGAGGAGATTGTGTCACTCGGTAAGTGTATGGGTCTGGAGGTAGACGAGGGTGACATCAATGAGCTTGTCGAAGAGCATGAAGAACCGCTCTCTACAGAGGACCTGAAGGCGCTCCATGAGATGCAACAGATGGATCTGACCCAAGAGATGAGCAGCAGTGAGGAAGAGATGCAGGAACCACCGAAACCCATTCCTACCAGTGAGATAAAAGCGATGCTAGCGCAATGGGAGAACGTTGTCAGTTTTGTGGAAAAACATCACCCAGAGAAAGTAGCCACGAGTCgttcagcagcacttttcaatgacacctcattgactcactttcggaacattttgaaaagcag AGAatga